GTATTGTTCACAAGGAtctgatatgttttatattgcttGTGTAAACTGTTTATATCAAGTGTGTTAActgttatttttgctttaagTCGTAAGTATAAGTGCGCGCTTTTCAGAGATAAAATACTGTTAGAGATTTTGTGAAAAACagcgtatatatatattgagctGTCCTCAAATTTGACTGCAAAAGAAAGAGTAAAAGCATCAACTTCAAGACCTGTATTTTAAATCAAGTGTAGAAACTTCGGTTTAATCAAAACTAAGTGCCTCACTCTTGATTCAGAAAATTATGTCAAAGAGTAATTTGGTCTTAGAAAAAGATATCTGTCCGTTCGTGAAAagaaattttaaacacaaattacTGTTAATTAGGGAAATGGCAATTCCTTGATTGCTTCCAATGAACAAGAATTCACATAACTACACTGTAAACGTATAAATAACGAGGCTATTAACTTACCTGCTTTCATCTGTGTTTTAAGCCCTACAACATAGAAATAAATAGCATGTCTAACATATGGTAAAtgatttctgccatttcgtGTTTTCGCCTTTTCGCGGCGAATGGGGCAAAAATCCAACACATGGCGGAGAGAATGTGCAAAATGGCGATGCTTCACTTCTTCTGTCGGCATTATAGAAACGGTATCAAAAGGAATCTTACTGCTGTATTTTTCTGCCTGGCAACAAGCGAGCGTAATTATTTTGCCTTTATTGCTTTGCTTTGCAAAATAGCACATTTTCGAATTCATACCCCGACGCTTGTTGCATTTTTGCTGGGGGGGGGATTGTCGCCATTTTACCGCGGAAAGGTGTACACAAGATAAAGTAGCAATCAGCCACCATACACTCAGAAAAAGAAAATTCTATAATGTCATATCAACgtttaaacaatacataaacCTAACACACTTTGATATTTTATCCTACAATTAGAATAGTTGatccatttaaaacaaacaaaataattttgatgtgCCTAAGATTTAAATCAATGAATATACTTATACTTTACCATTATCAATAACAGCTTCGATAATTTTGTGGTGAACTTTAGTAATATCGTCGTTTTCGCAGTcgatgtatgttttgtttttcagtatcTGAGGTACATCACACGGTTCGATTTTCAGAGGAATAATACTGAAGTCTTCTCTAATTTGCTGATGTATTGCCTCTTCTAATTCATGTTTTGCAAagcgactttttgaaaaatcttcCGACAACACGAAAAGCATATGCACGCTTTCATTGATTTTTTCAAGCATGTTCTCCAAAATCGAACGTCCTGCAGTAAAATCTCTTTCATCATAGCAACACTTTACACCTCCTTTTTCTAAATTTGTAACAATCGTACGCACTTCGTGTACGTTTTCGTTAACGTGGCAGACAAACACATGATAATCCTTTTCGCGTGGCAAATGAGGTATATTCATATTGCTATTTTCTGTTAAGTTTATTCAGTAGGCAGCCATTTCGATTTGAATAATCGCGTTATATTTTGAGTATTGATTTTGGACGCCGTTTAAGACTTCATATTGCAATATCTATTATCGGAAATGAAAGAGGATACATGTAGGTGcactttaatattattatgactGGTATAAGTGTTctataaaacaagtttaaagtagtttttaaagtttgaaaatgggTCAACTTCGGAAATTTGAATGGACTTTTACATTTCTGCTTTTTGTAAGTAATAAAAACGATTGATTTAAAATTCGGTATAGCCAAATGGTATGCATAAGAACTGTTATGTTCACGATAACATagtttaagtctttattttacaAAGGAGTGTTGAATATTTCGGAGTTAcaatttaagaatatattttacattgatatcACTATGAAGgatcagtcgacttgtggcgttaatggaacaaaatgaaaatcaaaatgttgaaaaaagttCCTTGTGCGCGTATTATTGTGACTAGTTTCACATATATAGGtattaatgaaaatttaattcCCAATAATCATTCttaaatgccgtccaggctttttttatgATGTTTAGCCTTGCTAAAACATTGCTAAACATCATTAGTAAAGGCATCAAATATTATTGCTTAAAGGcagaagttaagaatatataagCTATATGGCAACCTAATGCAAAGAATAAAAAGGTaacctgtatcaataaatgcaagatTATATTAATAAGctcaatattaataataatgttatgggGTTTTTTTTGTTCAGGAAGACAAAATGTAtccttttttattatgtaaactATCTTCAAGAATAACATGGACTGTGGGAATCTAAATGTACCATCCATACGAATACCTCGCAGGGTgaaatttatttgtaaagatTATTCTAAGTGAGGTCTTCAGAAAGCATTCGAAATTGCAAGAAGATGGAGtaatttgataaacaacaaGTAAAGTCAATGCTATAATTTGatgtcaaacaaaaacaaaacagcacaAAGAACACAAATTGTGAGCAAATGTGAGAATACATCACATAGTTAAGATAAATTTTCATTGCGATTCAGAGAATTTTCATgctaaaaatcacaaacaaaaaatcgcCCACTTAGAATTATCCCTGTCTTAGTCAaaactcataatcaaatttcaatatacacttttaaaacattttacacagATAAAAcaggtttttatttataagcataatatatcctttatgtgaccttacattttaacattttgacatgaaggttgggcctgacaggtagatgacccatattgaatAAAGGGCTGATagtgtcaaaggtcaaggtatcAGTGACCTTTAGCAGGAACAGGTTatcaaagcttgtccgagtgataacacAACAATGTCTGGACctatggtaatcaaacttgacattgaggctgggcgtgaccaatagatgacccctatcgatttAAGGTTTCATCGGGTCATAGGTAAGGTCAAAGggaccttgaatgctaaaaggttgtccgaggattactcgacaatgcctgtaaccatagccctcaaacttgacttggaggttgggcctgactagtagatgaactCTATTATTATAAGGGGTcatgaggtcaaaggtcaatgtcacagtgatcttgaacaCAAACTCGATGCTatctggacctatggtcatcaatcTTGACATgaaacaatgcctgaacctttAGTCCTGAAACATTACatggatgttgggcctgaccagtagatgatccctattgattttaggggtgactattgatttcattcaattgttcaaatattcttgacaacatggctctcaggtgggggggggggcataatctttgacaaacatctcttgttatttattgtatgtTAGGGAAATTTCAACATCTCATATCTATGTCATAGTGATCATACTGGTTTGCTTCTTtgttgcaatatgttttattcattgttaaaaatatgtaaaacatttttaagttgACTTAAATTTGTAGATAAGAATTAATGGTATAGGTTCAGTTTAGGTtttaaagttgttcaaagaaacTGGAAGACTTGTTCAGCTGTCTAGACAGACATTGTCAAACTATTTGCAGATCAAATTCCATGTGTTtacaaattaccaacttggcaatggtttatatcataacataacatgaTATTGGTTTGAAAGAAAATGCTAGTGTTTAGATTTATTTATGTGGAATCAAATATCATCAGTAAATTCATGCACTAAAtggaacataatttatagttctgaATCTCACTGATACAtaacacatagccccaagtatatgttgatctaagatttcgGGCTTGGATGGATTCAGGGCAGGACAATTGCATGTTCATGCAAGAaccgtttgtttgtttttaaagtaaatgtatTAATCCCTACACACAAAAACTGTAGTATGGCTTTACCAGCTCAGATGACATCATGACTTGAGTtaaaattgctgcaattaaaggcacatctagataTCAGAACAATGTTTTAGCAAGTTACAATGAATAACtgttgcaaaacaaaaaaaaaatcagatctaCATGGACGGGTGAAAGTAAATGTACTGTTACACCTGATACATGTTTCTTGGGAATTGAACAAATACTgagcactccaaatgttacggTACTGTTTCATTCGGAGTGCCAGAGAAGAAAACTTCTGGCTTCTACTTTCAAcgtcttctttctgtatgacacgTTGGACCTAGATCGTCAACCTACAACCTTTCGCAACCAATGAGGAACTGAGATATCAGGACAGTTACAGATGACAATAAAAGAATGGCTAaccatgtgtatttattgatccaTCTGATGCACACAAATGAAGAcgaagaaaataattattcgccttttccaaactacttccttaacaTTTTGTATGCAGCCTGACATgcatgtagttgtcttttacaaagattgttcaaagtatgacCCTGTGGGTTAAAGCTGCCCTGTTCAAggggtgacaggttttctataaataatatgattttgtttggtattccattctcactagcagtggaatttacttctgacaccatgttatgaaatttggtGGTCAGtgtaaataaacacaattcatgttttatactttaataacgATAAACATTGCATGACAGTCAACACAACTCTGCCATGTACAAAAGCCTGCGGCAGTAATAAGAATAGCATTAGACAGTAGGCGGTGCCTAATAATCATTTACAGCTCTGAATAATCATAGTAACAATTTATatgaatggaataccaaacacaaattaagacggagaaaataattcttcacttttccAATCATAAATACTTCCTAAGCATtttgtatgcagtctgacatacatgtaccagtCAACGTAGTTGTATTCAACAAAGTTTGTTCAACGTATGACCCTGTGGGTTAAAGCTGCCCTGTCCAAGGGGTGACATGTTTTCTATACATAGATGTAAATtctttaacaatataaaaagtaaaactaaattaatCACATAAGTTCATAGAATttaatcttttttataaatatcacatCTAATAGGGCTTGatgataatacaattgtttaaaatatactttatatcGATTTCTCATTTTGATTTCAGACATTTCAACTCTGTGCATCGCAGTGTCCCGATCATAAATCGTTTGATTCAAATGCAGGTTGCGTTTCGGAATGTCCTGAACCATTTTATATCAGGAACAATACTTGTGTGTTTGACTGTGGGAATGACTTTGTTGATGAAACTCGTCTTGTCCGGGTGGCATTTTCTTTCGAGAGACATTGCATACTTCCGGGAAAGGAATGTTTATTGAAAAGATGTGTACAGTAGCTTGTAACTATGATGAGGTTATATTCAACAACGAATGCCTTAAACGTTGTCCGCCGTCGATAATAAATTTGGACTTTGAAGATTTAGTAAACAGAGATCGTTGTGTTTTTAAATGCCCAGCAGAAAAACAATACTTGTTGAACATTACCTTTAACAATATTGACTATTCAAAATGTGCAAGCAAGTGTGAAGCTTTCATTTTAGATGGGTATTGCGTTCCAAAATGTCCAACCAAAATGgtacatttgaacaaaacttgtatGAAAAATTGTACAGACTCgcataatattgttttagacGGTGAATGCTTTCAAGAATGCAATGAGCACTCTGTTCAATCAACGTGCAGATGCCCAGAAAACAGACCATACATTGAAAACAGAACCTGTGTTTTCAATGGTTCAGATCAGAGTCAGGAGTTGCATAATGAAACGTGTGTAACTGAAATTCCCAATGCAGACCAAAAGGAATACATATACatcaacaaaacaaagtgtgtaGAATGGTGCCCGGATGATAAACCTTTTATCTGCGATAGTGGCATCGGTTTTACTAGCGACTGCGTCAACAATTCAAATAACAGAgggaataaaatatgtttaacaaagtGTCCAGCAAATAGAATAGTGTACAACAATGTCTGTATTTCGTATTGCccgaaatatttatatgaagattattcatttcaaaaacaatgttttgatacCTGTCCAAAAGGAACATTGCATTCGAATGGACAAATATGTCACACTTATTATCCTCAAACAAGGTACGAGTATACCAGCTGTCAATCACAATACTACTGTGTTAATACCTGTCCAGACAACACTTATAATAATGGAACATATTGTGTAGAATATTGTTCAGATGGACAATTTCTAAAAAACAACGCATGTTTGTCTAATTGCAGTGAACAcgaatacatacaaaatatagagTACAATACAGAAAGGAAAGGAAACGAATGCGTGCAAGAATGTAAAACCGATTTAGTACTTTACAAAGGTGTATGTGTTGATTACTGTCCAGAAGAATTGCCTCTGTTACTCAATAGAACATGCGTTAAGGAATGTCCACCAGAAAAGGATATATTAGCAATGAGACGAACTCttattaattgtttaagaaaGTTTTGCTATGTAGATTATTTTTTCGAATACTCTATGTGTACGGATATATGCGCAGAAAGCGAATATATATACAACGGAAGTTGTGTAAATGTTTGCCCTGATAGATTGTTTGCTTTGAATGGGACTTGTTTAAGTGTGTGCCCTCAATATGCACCGCTTATACAGCCAATGGCCGTTACGTTACAAcgcattaaacaaatatatgatgaCCT
The sequence above is drawn from the Mya arenaria isolate MELC-2E11 chromosome 14, ASM2691426v1 genome and encodes:
- the LOC128218046 gene encoding proprotein convertase subtilisin/kexin type 5-like; translated protein: MVHLNKTCMKNCTDSHNIVLDGECFQECNEHSVQSTCRCPENRPYIENRTCVFNGSDQSQELHNETCVTEIPNADQKEYIYINKTKCVEWCPDDKPFICDSGIGFTSDCVNNSNNRGNKICLTKCPANRIVYNNVCISYCPKYLYEDYSFQKQCFDTCPKGTLHSNGQICHTYYPQTRYEYTSCQSQYYCVNTCPDNTYNNGTYCVEYCSDGQFLKNNACLSNCSEHEYIQNIEYNTERKGNECVQECKTDLVLYKGVCVDYCPEELPLLLNRTCVKECPPEKDILAMRRTLINCLRKFCYVDYFFEYSMCTDICAESEYIYNGSCVNVCPDRLFALNGTCLSVCPQYAPLIQPMAVTLQRIKQIYDDLYMVVVYTETMFECVDSCSYPYGIHDFETKTCVMECPDNRPFVLEVDNTLKCVQQCPSNELLKVHNKTEIRLGEENKTIEIVYCSSYCPEDTYYFNETCLLSCPAEANHIFNGKCVICTKFTLIEGQKVYCVDECPSKFKFINDKVCVDKCPEDKGNVINGHCSKCPAETPFQLEVFFDKDKCLKSCKEDEKIADYSCTNCEDAVSVKCIYSFQCDETVMINHDGKCLKFCPGGYVFLWIGCIRGITALIVSITFVVLSLTIGIYSRVTIMEYARFVHSCFSIPAEIQLVSDQYADIFFNKQQGIDNEVFETRL